A section of the Campylobacterota bacterium genome encodes:
- a CDS encoding ATP-dependent DNA ligase, whose protein sequence is MSKQLKTSGSETIKAGGRNIEVSNTDKILFPKSKITKRDLINYYQDIAPFMLTHTKNRAMSMVRHPDGIKKEGFFQKNIDDYFPMWIKRIQVKKADGHNTMVVCNNSATLVYLANQACITPHLWLSKIDKLNFPDRMIFDLDPAKNMNFSVVCQTARALKDVIDSVGLVPFVMTTGSRGLHVVVPIKPTESFDVVRAYAGNIAQILVEQNPKQLTTEIRKNKRRGRLFIDCGRNAYAQTSVAPYAVRAIEGAPVAMPLHWEELKQSRLNAQRFTIKNAITHLEKHGNPWRAINRSACKIKPFL, encoded by the coding sequence ATGAGCAAGCAGCTAAAAACTTCAGGTTCAGAAACAATAAAAGCTGGCGGACGCAACATAGAAGTTTCAAACACAGACAAAATTCTTTTTCCCAAAAGCAAAATTACCAAAAGAGATCTTATCAATTATTACCAAGACATCGCACCATTCATGCTCACACACACAAAAAATCGCGCGATGAGCATGGTTCGCCATCCAGATGGTATAAAAAAAGAAGGCTTTTTTCAAAAGAATATCGATGATTATTTTCCAATGTGGATCAAACGCATACAGGTCAAAAAAGCTGATGGTCATAACACTATGGTTGTTTGCAACAACAGTGCAACACTGGTGTACTTAGCCAATCAAGCCTGCATAACGCCACATCTATGGCTGAGCAAAATAGACAAACTCAATTTTCCAGACCGCATGATTTTTGACCTAGACCCGGCAAAAAATATGAACTTTTCAGTTGTATGCCAAACTGCACGAGCACTCAAAGATGTTATTGACTCTGTCGGGCTTGTGCCCTTTGTTATGACCACAGGCTCTCGTGGCCTGCATGTTGTTGTGCCCATCAAGCCTACTGAATCATTTGATGTCGTACGAGCGTATGCTGGCAATATCGCTCAAATACTCGTTGAGCAAAACCCAAAGCAGCTTACAACAGAAATTCGTAAAAACAAACGACGCGGACGACTTTTTATTGACTGTGGTCGCAACGCTTACGCACAAACGTCAGTTGCTCCCTACGCAGTACGCGCAATTGAGGGAGCACCGGTGGCAATGCCACTGCACTGGGAAGAATTAAAACAAAGCAGACTCAACGCACAACGCTTTACAATCAAAAATGCCATTACCCACCTTGAAAAGCACGGCAATCCATGGCGGGCTATCAATCGTAGTGCTTGCAAGATTAAACCCTTTTTATAA
- a CDS encoding FKBP-type peptidyl-prolyl cis-trans isomerase produces MAATNTFKKEETMTQKNSDATTAAKSQKTSAPEAEFKPTPRTLDKTFKTASGLKYTVLQEPDSDALTVKPGDQVTVHYTGWLDNNGQPGKKFDSSVDRGRKFTFRAGVGQVIRGWDETLLSMKTGEKRRVTIPAELGYGARGAGAAIPPNASLIFDVELFDVKTPQPRAHRTA; encoded by the coding sequence ATGGCAGCAACAAACACCTTCAAAAAAGAGGAAACAATGACTCAAAAAAATAGTGACGCTACAACAGCGGCCAAATCACAAAAAACGTCTGCCCCTGAAGCAGAATTTAAACCAACCCCACGAACATTGGATAAAACGTTTAAAACAGCTTCAGGCTTGAAGTACACAGTACTACAAGAGCCAGACAGCGACGCTCTGACCGTCAAACCAGGTGATCAAGTAACGGTTCACTACACTGGCTGGCTTGACAACAACGGTCAACCAGGCAAAAAGTTTGACAGCAGTGTTGACCGCGGACGTAAATTTACCTTCAGAGCTGGGGTAGGACAAGTTATTCGTGGTTGGGATGAAACCCTACTTTCCATGAAGACTGGCGAGAAACGCCGTGTAACCATTCCTGCAGAACTTGGCTATGGCGCACGCGGTGCAGGAGCCGCTATTCCACCAAACGCTTCATTAATTTTTGACGTTGAACTTTTTGATGTCAAAACACCTCAGCCACGTGCTCATCGCACAGCATAA
- a CDS encoding AAA family ATPase, whose translation MMYTKKLSLFFISAFVFLSMGDACGMEDLGGKVRILEGALRDADTTAQTVRGELTTFQRELQQSKQTLQTLLANAQLQRQEVNKAAANVLTNAAELRAEFRGIHQQALDDHKRDLGQEIDHKLDELNRKEQELDQEFERRKQELLNNQEEEQRRALELEREKQRVHREEMEANLQAELAAKNRLADLEAENIYKGAKAKAMGEQEARYAAELKAIQENPEIYKFQQQAQEEAKLLAEDGHKDFVFARNEQAHKHEMAFDDNNTNNKIKLENEQAKNQQVLQNQKFTHILTILRKVGKSIQDFVTDKTKMGSVIGFGAASYGTYRGMHFAADEFERNFRKPNIIEQTNGLTIPEQIKSIFGMGKYVKPLHVNDVILDKETKERATEISRTIQNVAANGGYFRNYLFWGAPGTGKTFLAQAIAHEADAIYMYMSGASLFKLEKQEALAEIDRLFNYARSQSKPVLLLIDEAEVLFGQRNTGMSEEKSEVITHFLSFTGAKNNKFAMVAITNYPEQFDEAMLSRFPVRVQFKLPGVDEREKIIWNHFCAIDRANQEVPSDQEVAFAADLTGLGYRKLKAKAKEIALKTKGLTGRDLMFMSVAMCDAVYESKQNILTEAIIDKCVYNALLDNQQAQGGFQRAKQTCEVSGQSDSVMAAAAA comes from the coding sequence ATGATGTACACAAAAAAATTGTCTCTATTTTTTATTTCTGCGTTTGTGTTTTTGTCCATGGGGGATGCATGCGGCATGGAGGATTTAGGAGGGAAAGTACGTATATTGGAGGGGGCATTACGCGATGCTGATACCACAGCACAGACTGTTAGGGGCGAGCTTACCACGTTTCAACGGGAATTACAGCAAAGTAAACAAACTCTACAAACTCTTTTGGCGAATGCTCAACTGCAGAGACAAGAAGTTAACAAAGCTGCAGCTAATGTGCTTACAAATGCTGCAGAGTTACGGGCAGAATTTCGTGGTATACATCAGCAGGCATTGGATGATCACAAAAGAGACTTAGGGCAAGAGATTGATCATAAACTTGATGAATTAAATAGAAAAGAACAAGAATTAGATCAAGAGTTTGAACGACGAAAGCAAGAGCTTTTGAATAATCAGGAAGAAGAACAAAGGCGCGCGCTAGAGCTTGAACGAGAAAAACAGAGAGTCCATAGAGAAGAAATGGAAGCGAATTTGCAAGCAGAACTTGCAGCAAAAAATAGACTTGCAGATCTCGAGGCAGAAAATATCTACAAAGGGGCGAAAGCAAAAGCCATGGGTGAGCAAGAGGCTCGCTATGCTGCTGAGTTGAAAGCAATTCAAGAAAATCCAGAGATCTATAAGTTTCAGCAGCAGGCTCAAGAAGAAGCTAAGCTTCTGGCTGAAGATGGGCACAAGGATTTTGTCTTTGCCCGTAACGAGCAAGCACACAAACACGAAATGGCTTTTGATGACAACAACACCAACAACAAAATTAAACTTGAAAACGAACAAGCAAAAAATCAGCAGGTATTACAAAATCAGAAGTTTACTCACATCTTAACTATCTTGCGCAAGGTCGGCAAAAGTATCCAAGACTTTGTAACCGATAAAACAAAAATGGGGTCGGTCATTGGTTTTGGTGCAGCCTCATATGGTACCTACCGTGGCATGCATTTTGCGGCTGATGAGTTTGAGCGTAACTTTAGAAAACCAAACATTATTGAACAAACTAATGGCTTGACCATCCCAGAACAAATTAAATCAATTTTTGGCATGGGCAAATACGTCAAACCGCTTCATGTTAACGACGTTATTTTGGACAAAGAAACCAAAGAACGTGCAACAGAAATTTCAAGAACAATTCAAAACGTTGCTGCTAACGGTGGATACTTTAGAAACTACCTTTTCTGGGGTGCTCCTGGAACGGGTAAAACATTCCTTGCCCAGGCAATTGCTCATGAAGCTGATGCGATCTACATGTACATGAGTGGTGCAAGTTTGTTTAAGCTTGAAAAACAAGAAGCACTGGCAGAAATTGACCGACTGTTTAACTATGCTCGCAGTCAAAGCAAACCTGTTTTGTTGCTTATTGACGAAGCTGAAGTGCTTTTTGGTCAGCGTAACACGGGCATGAGTGAGGAAAAGAGTGAGGTCATCACACACTTTCTCAGCTTTACTGGTGCCAAGAACAACAAGTTTGCCATGGTTGCGATTACCAACTACCCAGAGCAGTTTGACGAGGCTATGTTGAGCCGATTCCCTGTTCGTGTACAGTTTAAACTTCCTGGCGTTGACGAGCGTGAAAAAATTATCTGGAACCACTTCTGCGCTATCGACCGCGCTAATCAGGAAGTCCCTTCAGATCAAGAAGTTGCGTTTGCAGCTGACTTAACTGGCTTGGGTTACAGAAAGCTTAAGGCGAAAGCAAAAGAGATTGCACTTAAGACCAAGGGACTGACTGGTCGTGACTTGATGTTTATGTCTGTTGCTATGTGTGATGCGGTTTACGAGTCTAAGCAGAATATTCTGACTGAGGCGATTATTGACAAATGTGTGTACAACGCATTGCTTGATAACCAACAAGCGCAAGGCGGCTTCCAGCGTGCAAAGCAAACGTGCGAAGTCTCTGGGCAGTCTGATAGCGTGATGGCTGCAGCTGCTGCATAG
- a CDS encoding DMT family transporter: MILLVVFLYALLAATFICAKQTVMYGDPFFVITIRMMIAGLMLLGYQAVRAGSLKVVKLEDWWLFARTTFFHIYFAYTLEFWALQYVTALKTTLIYSATPFVAAFLSHVLLKERLSLIQKGGMLVGVLGLGPVLYMQSGGEQMLFDLLNISVPEAVLFMSMISAAYAWFLVKQLMAKGYSVLTINGMSMLGGGFACFITTLFASDLSNMVYDWPQFLMWLVFLIFSANIAFYNLYGYLLSLYSLTFVTFCGFLCPIFATLFDWLFMGGIITWHYFLTIACITLGLWMFSYGDKLKKIVTTDKV, encoded by the coding sequence ATGATTTTGCTTGTAGTTTTTTTGTATGCTTTGCTTGCAGCAACATTTATTTGTGCAAAGCAGACGGTGATGTATGGGGATCCTTTTTTTGTTATTACCATTCGCATGATGATTGCAGGCCTGATGTTGCTTGGCTATCAGGCTGTACGTGCTGGGAGTTTGAAAGTTGTAAAGCTTGAGGATTGGTGGCTGTTTGCTCGTACAACCTTTTTTCACATTTACTTTGCCTACACGCTTGAGTTTTGGGCACTACAGTACGTGACTGCGCTTAAGACAACACTGATTTATTCGGCAACGCCTTTTGTTGCTGCCTTTCTTTCACACGTTCTGTTAAAAGAGCGTTTAAGCTTGATTCAAAAAGGTGGCATGCTGGTGGGTGTGCTGGGGCTTGGGCCAGTGCTGTACATGCAGAGCGGTGGCGAGCAAATGTTGTTTGATCTGCTCAATATTTCTGTGCCAGAGGCAGTATTGTTTATGTCAATGATTTCGGCGGCATATGCGTGGTTTTTAGTTAAGCAGCTTATGGCAAAAGGTTATAGCGTGTTAACCATCAATGGCATGTCAATGCTTGGTGGTGGATTTGCCTGCTTTATCACAACACTGTTTGCCTCTGACTTGAGCAATATGGTGTATGATTGGCCTCAATTTTTGATGTGGTTGGTGTTTTTGATTTTTAGTGCAAATATTGCTTTTTACAATTTGTATGGGTATTTGCTTAGTCTCTACTCGCTGACGTTTGTAACATTCTGTGGTTTTTTGTGTCCGATCTTTGCAACACTTTTTGACTGGCTGTTTATGGGGGGCATCATCACTTGGCATTATTTTTTAACCATAGCCTGTATTACACTTGGTCTTTGGATGTTTTCGTATGGCGATAAGTTGAAAAAAATCGTTACGACGGATAAAGTGTAG
- a CDS encoding DNA ligase codes for MAQTKLKTYRKKRDFSRSPEPKNNTPKSPSKKSKGPIFVVQLHHASHKHYDLRLEINRTLVSWAVPKGISNNTKIKRLAIPTENHPRSYARFEGVIPQGNYGAGTVMVWDYGTFKNIKKTNGRPVALSTCLKNGQIEVCLKGKKLHGNFALIKTNKPQKGSWLLVKMKDAHANKAITDKTKSALTGRTMQQIKREAT; via the coding sequence GTGGCTCAAACCAAACTAAAAACATATAGAAAAAAAAGGGACTTTTCTCGCAGCCCTGAGCCTAAAAATAATACCCCAAAATCTCCCTCGAAAAAAAGCAAAGGGCCCATTTTTGTTGTACAACTTCACCATGCAAGCCATAAACACTATGACCTTCGCTTAGAAATTAACAGAACACTGGTTTCATGGGCTGTGCCCAAGGGAATATCAAACAACACAAAAATAAAACGACTTGCTATCCCAACCGAAAACCACCCGCGTTCGTACGCACGCTTTGAAGGCGTCATCCCTCAGGGCAACTATGGCGCAGGGACAGTCATGGTCTGGGATTATGGAACCTTTAAAAATATCAAAAAAACAAATGGACGACCTGTTGCACTCAGCACATGCTTAAAAAACGGCCAGATTGAGGTCTGCCTGAAGGGCAAAAAACTACATGGTAATTTTGCACTCATTAAAACCAACAAACCACAAAAAGGGTCGTGGCTGCTGGTAAAAATGAAAGATGCACATGCAAACAAAGCAATTACAGACAAAACAAAGTCTGCGCTCACTGGCAGAACCATGCAACAAATAAAGCGGGAAGCAACATGA
- a CDS encoding HAD-IC family P-type ATPase yields the protein MKGKKKMNWYQQNIDDIFSQLSSTKKGLSHEQAAKVRAQVGPNQLPTGKKVTVLHIFISQFLSPLIYILLIAAGISAAIGQLTDAMFIIIILLINAIVGSFQEWRADKAAQMLQKIVPLKSRTLRSGQEHLLDAHELVPGDIVILESGSKIPADMRLFWVDNVTVDESLLTGESTAVAKHINVIEKECTMADRLNMAYAGTTVTYGQGKGIVVCTGMHTQIGAIAQSVLASKETKTPLLMRFEHMSARIGYLISAACILVAAVALVRAMPYHEAFMLCIGLMVSAVPEGLPIAVTIALARGTQLMAARKVIVRKLSAVEGLGSCNCIATDKTGTLTVNQQTIEKVLLPDGSSHLFAQRKGLSGEVEERVKDIIKVGVLSGSTYHSMDNGKPVLHGDEVDMAFYSFLEQFGINGKAHMQENNIEHKIPFDSAYSFSAALYGKDEQQMVAIKGAAETIIPLCSTMRFDGKGQQPIDQTFAQAQAQSLYEQAYRVIAVAHGTCKRNLQNISPDTIAQETIQFSLLGFIGMIDPLRTEAADAVKLAQQAGVHVIMITGDHPLTAFTIASRVGIAKYNDQVMTGTEFERLRENNGNKDIDTLKDITVFARVTPLQKLQIIKFRKRLGDLVAVTGDGVNDAPALREAHIGVAMGSGTDIAKETSSIIITDDNFKSIIAGIEEGRTVYANLRKMVYLLISTGMAEVLLIVYALLFNTPMPLKALQFLWLNLVTNGIQDIALAFERENNILHEQEFTKNKEFFNRLMLSEVFVSGFFMSMLMFTFWLGLLATGCNELTARNLLFLLFVLMQNFHVLNCRSEHKSLFSIPPLSNKILIGCVISATSIHVLAMHTPVLQPILSIQPASLNDFLMLVPAAASVLVVMEIFKLAIRKRWMRH from the coding sequence ATGAAAGGTAAGAAAAAAATGAATTGGTACCAACAAAATATCGATGATATTTTCTCTCAACTCAGCAGCACAAAAAAAGGCCTCAGCCACGAGCAAGCGGCAAAGGTGCGGGCACAAGTAGGGCCAAATCAACTTCCTACGGGTAAAAAGGTAACCGTACTCCATATTTTTATCAGCCAATTTTTGAGCCCGCTCATTTATATCCTGCTCATTGCCGCAGGCATTTCAGCAGCCATTGGCCAGCTTACCGACGCCATGTTTATCATCATCATATTGCTCATTAACGCCATAGTAGGCTCTTTTCAGGAATGGCGTGCAGACAAAGCAGCCCAAATGCTGCAAAAAATTGTACCCCTCAAAAGCAGAACCCTGCGAAGCGGGCAAGAGCATTTGCTTGACGCACATGAGCTGGTTCCGGGTGACATTGTCATTCTTGAATCTGGCAGCAAAATACCAGCCGACATGCGCCTTTTTTGGGTTGATAATGTAACCGTTGATGAGTCGCTACTCACGGGAGAATCAACAGCAGTTGCAAAACATATAAATGTTATAGAAAAAGAATGCACCATGGCAGACCGGCTTAACATGGCCTATGCAGGTACCACTGTTACCTACGGACAAGGCAAGGGAATTGTTGTTTGTACTGGTATGCACACGCAAATTGGTGCCATTGCTCAATCAGTACTGGCAAGCAAAGAAACCAAAACACCTCTACTTATGCGCTTTGAACACATGTCTGCTCGCATCGGGTACCTGATCAGCGCTGCCTGCATACTCGTTGCTGCTGTTGCCCTTGTGCGCGCAATGCCCTACCACGAAGCATTTATGCTCTGCATCGGCTTAATGGTTTCAGCAGTGCCTGAGGGCTTGCCCATTGCAGTCACTATCGCCCTGGCCCGCGGCACACAGCTGATGGCCGCACGCAAAGTTATTGTACGCAAACTCTCAGCAGTTGAGGGATTGGGTAGCTGCAACTGTATAGCAACTGATAAAACAGGCACGCTGACCGTTAACCAACAGACAATCGAAAAAGTATTATTGCCTGATGGCAGTTCACATTTGTTTGCACAACGAAAAGGCCTCTCTGGCGAAGTTGAAGAACGCGTCAAGGACATCATAAAAGTTGGCGTCTTGTCTGGAAGCACGTACCATTCTATGGACAACGGCAAGCCGGTTCTACATGGGGACGAAGTTGACATGGCCTTTTATTCATTTCTTGAGCAATTTGGCATCAATGGTAAAGCGCATATGCAAGAAAACAACATTGAACATAAAATTCCGTTTGATTCTGCTTACTCTTTTTCCGCAGCACTTTACGGCAAAGATGAACAGCAAATGGTGGCAATCAAAGGAGCTGCTGAAACAATCATTCCACTCTGCTCAACCATGCGTTTTGACGGCAAAGGCCAGCAACCAATTGACCAGACCTTTGCCCAAGCACAAGCACAAAGTTTATATGAGCAAGCGTATCGTGTTATTGCTGTTGCCCATGGCACCTGCAAAAGAAATTTACAAAACATTAGCCCAGACACAATTGCCCAAGAAACCATCCAGTTCAGCTTGCTTGGCTTTATTGGCATGATTGACCCACTCAGAACAGAGGCCGCGGATGCCGTCAAGCTTGCACAACAAGCAGGCGTTCACGTCATCATGATCACCGGTGACCACCCGCTCACCGCCTTTACCATCGCCTCGCGTGTTGGCATTGCCAAATACAACGACCAAGTCATGACCGGCACAGAGTTTGAACGACTGCGTGAAAACAATGGCAATAAAGATATTGATACGCTCAAAGATATTACCGTGTTTGCTCGCGTTACCCCACTGCAAAAACTGCAAATTATTAAATTTAGAAAACGGCTTGGCGATTTGGTTGCTGTCACCGGTGATGGAGTCAATGACGCACCAGCACTACGTGAGGCACATATCGGCGTGGCTATGGGCTCTGGCACAGACATCGCAAAAGAAACATCATCAATCATCATTACTGACGATAACTTCAAATCAATCATTGCCGGCATTGAGGAAGGACGAACCGTGTACGCAAATTTGCGCAAAATGGTTTATCTGCTGATCTCAACCGGCATGGCTGAAGTACTCTTGATCGTTTACGCCTTGCTCTTTAACACACCAATGCCCCTGAAAGCACTGCAATTTTTGTGGCTTAATTTGGTTACCAACGGCATACAGGATATTGCGCTGGCCTTTGAACGAGAAAACAACATTTTGCATGAACAAGAGTTCACAAAAAACAAAGAATTTTTCAATCGCCTCATGTTGTCTGAAGTTTTTGTCTCGGGCTTTTTTATGAGCATGCTCATGTTTACGTTTTGGCTCGGACTGCTAGCAACCGGCTGTAACGAGCTAACCGCACGTAACCTCCTTTTTCTCCTCTTCGTTTTGATGCAAAATTTTCATGTCCTGAATTGCCGCTCAGAGCATAAGTCACTGTTTTCTATTCCCCCGCTTTCAAACAAAATACTCATTGGCTGCGTGATCAGTGCTACCAGTATTCACGTGCTGGCCATGCACACACCTGTTTTGCAGCCCATACTTTCTATTCAACCGGCAAGCCTTAACGACTTTTTAATGCTAGTACCAGCCGCAGCCAGCGTGCTGGTTGTTATGGAAATTTTTAAACTGGCCATACGCAAACGATGGATGCGCCACTAA
- a CDS encoding ABC transporter ATP-binding protein, with product MKLQTALALEHINFLFAGRRQYFFKDLSVSFQANKVHFIRGKNGVGKSTFFRILQGQTLQNERLEGTITLGEDVYTFSGAGSVKSKQGSATLADKVSLVQQKFDLMLAGDFSFNENIACANMEQFPLLAPLPKVPELPVVMKKLGIDANKPVKLLSGGQRQILAVWMALQKNAKILLLDEPTAALDDQNARMVMEFVQMLVDKNDVTVLIVCHDKELVAEYAQKYYYELVLCEQSTLRKFSKVMLEQGQGE from the coding sequence ATGAAATTACAAACGGCGTTAGCGCTTGAGCACATTAACTTTTTATTCGCTGGACGTAGACAATATTTTTTTAAAGATCTGTCGGTAAGTTTTCAGGCAAACAAGGTGCATTTTATTCGCGGAAAAAATGGTGTTGGTAAGTCGACATTTTTCAGGATTTTGCAGGGCCAAACACTACAAAATGAGCGTTTGGAAGGTACGATAACGCTTGGTGAGGATGTGTACACATTTTCGGGTGCTGGTTCTGTCAAAAGCAAGCAGGGCTCAGCTACGCTTGCCGATAAAGTGAGTTTGGTGCAGCAAAAGTTTGATTTGATGCTTGCGGGTGATTTTTCCTTTAACGAAAATATTGCGTGCGCAAACATGGAGCAGTTTCCGCTGCTTGCACCATTGCCAAAGGTACCTGAACTTCCTGTGGTTATGAAAAAACTTGGCATAGATGCAAATAAGCCGGTCAAGTTACTTTCGGGTGGTCAGCGACAAATTTTGGCAGTATGGATGGCACTGCAAAAGAATGCAAAAATTTTATTGCTTGATGAGCCAACGGCTGCACTTGATGATCAAAATGCACGCATGGTTATGGAGTTCGTGCAAATGCTGGTTGACAAAAATGACGTAACCGTGTTAATTGTTTGTCATGATAAGGAGTTGGTAGCTGAGTATGCTCAAAAATACTACTATGAACTTGTATTATGCGAGCAGAGTACGCTCAGAAAGTTTAGTAAAGTTATGCTTGAGCAAGGCCAAGGAGAGTAG
- a CDS encoding aminoglycoside phosphotransferase family protein produces the protein MLEAAKKLILSTNINANHIQHVPSCDHFVLQADQQWIFRFAKDHMRSTILQREVQLLKQLAGKTTLPIPEVIFEFNSPVGFGYKKIDGQILTPADYNQLSSYCKDHFAQTLAQFLFELHTPLPRDALVRLHIPASDWPLPSQQLTQKLEHKLHATALQNLLTWTLREYTQIQTEQHDTVLLHHDLYHNNIAFDTERNVINGIFDFSDAALGDPYIDFRYLFLLDARLAHNVGQRYANLTGQPYSPTRTTLYYLATEFSRLASSIESSCVMQDCRQIMQRLLKFEKPA, from the coding sequence ATGCTTGAAGCTGCTAAAAAACTTATTTTATCGACCAATATCAATGCAAATCACATCCAACATGTGCCAAGTTGTGACCACTTCGTTTTACAAGCTGATCAACAATGGATTTTTAGGTTTGCAAAAGATCACATGCGGTCAACAATTTTGCAACGTGAAGTGCAACTGCTCAAACAACTTGCAGGCAAAACAACCTTGCCCATTCCAGAGGTGATATTTGAGTTTAACTCCCCAGTTGGTTTTGGTTACAAAAAAATTGATGGCCAGATTCTCACACCAGCAGATTACAATCAACTCAGCAGTTACTGTAAAGATCATTTTGCCCAAACGCTTGCACAATTTTTGTTTGAACTACACACACCCCTACCACGTGACGCACTCGTTAGATTGCACATACCTGCATCTGACTGGCCACTGCCAAGCCAGCAGCTTACACAAAAGCTTGAACACAAATTGCATGCTACTGCTCTGCAAAATCTTTTGACCTGGACACTGCGCGAATACACCCAAATACAAACAGAGCAGCATGACACAGTTTTATTGCATCATGACCTGTACCATAATAACATTGCCTTTGACACAGAACGTAACGTTATCAACGGCATTTTCGATTTTAGTGACGCTGCACTGGGCGATCCATACATTGATTTTCGCTATCTCTTTTTACTCGACGCTCGGCTGGCCCACAATGTCGGCCAACGCTATGCAAACCTGACGGGCCAACCGTACTCTCCAACACGCACAACGCTGTATTACCTTGCAACAGAGTTTTCACGACTGGCATCCAGCATAGAAAGCAGTTGCGTTATGCAGGACTGTCGTCAAATTATGCAGCGGTTGCTGAAGTTTGAAAAGCCTGCGTAG
- a CDS encoding alpha/beta fold hydrolase yields MQRSTTLTAFLFVCLYSSAGFARYDFPELTGEYAVGSTLCYWVDEQRRELHDKEQESPRELMVEIFYPALLGVDTSEHEKLRYDPVAIAFLKNELECEQLSAKHLKGLDDVFTHAVADALPATEYGPFPIIFFSHGLWAPRANNTAYAQELASHGYVVVCIGHTYACGLTLFPDGRSVAFDDELGELFEQQDQEQNTWVADHDFVLKKLIELSARDLVNQFVGLLDFDRVGIVGHSFGGSVAAQLCRTDQRFSAGVNLDGPLFGSDASKPSKVPFMTMRGDVFLKRFEQEDSDEFDGMWEEKEQLQKRYIDAIDQFCQQAEVDNYLLTIHGADHLSFTDAPILKRSCFMLGYLDFLTGTIEELRMNKLVNDYLVNFFDQYLKNKKSELLNQKKSPHRGVFVKRFAVSEDVKN; encoded by the coding sequence ATGCAAAGAAGTACTACTTTAACAGCGTTTTTGTTTGTTTGTTTGTACAGTTCGGCTGGTTTTGCGCGGTATGATTTTCCCGAATTAACGGGGGAGTATGCTGTTGGTAGTACGTTGTGCTATTGGGTTGATGAGCAGCGACGTGAGCTGCATGACAAAGAGCAAGAAAGTCCACGTGAGCTCATGGTCGAAATTTTTTATCCAGCATTATTGGGAGTTGATACGTCTGAGCATGAAAAACTGCGTTACGATCCTGTCGCAATTGCTTTTTTAAAAAATGAACTTGAGTGCGAGCAGCTGAGCGCAAAGCATTTGAAGGGGCTGGATGATGTGTTTACTCACGCGGTTGCTGACGCGTTGCCTGCAACCGAGTACGGCCCATTTCCTATCATTTTTTTTTCACATGGTTTGTGGGCACCTCGAGCCAATAACACTGCATATGCGCAAGAGCTTGCAAGCCATGGATACGTTGTTGTCTGTATTGGCCACACCTATGCATGTGGTCTGACGTTGTTTCCTGATGGTCGCTCTGTTGCTTTTGACGATGAACTGGGTGAATTGTTTGAGCAGCAAGACCAAGAGCAAAACACATGGGTTGCCGACCATGACTTTGTGCTGAAAAAGCTGATTGAGCTCAGTGCTCGAGATTTGGTAAATCAGTTTGTTGGATTACTTGATTTTGATCGTGTTGGCATCGTAGGCCATTCGTTTGGAGGTTCAGTTGCTGCACAGTTATGCCGCACTGACCAGCGGTTTAGTGCTGGGGTTAACCTTGATGGCCCGCTATTTGGCAGCGATGCAAGCAAGCCAAGCAAAGTGCCGTTTATGACGATGCGTGGTGACGTGTTTCTTAAGCGCTTTGAACAGGAAGATTCAGATGAATTTGATGGTATGTGGGAAGAAAAGGAACAGCTGCAAAAGCGTTATATTGATGCGATTGATCAGTTTTGCCAGCAGGCAGAAGTTGATAATTATCTTTTGACTATTCATGGTGCTGATCATTTGTCGTTTACTGATGCGCCTATTTTAAAAAGGAGCTGCTTCATGCTTGGGTACCTTGACTTTTTGACTGGTACGATTGAAGAGCTGCGTATGAATAAACTCGTTAATGATTATCTGGTTAATTTTTTCGATCAGTACTTGAAAAACAAGAAGTCTGAATTGCTTAATCAAAAAAAATCGCCCCACAGGGGTGTGTTTGTTAAGCGCTTTGCTGTGTCTGAAGATGTAAAAAACTGA